In Janthinobacterium sp. J1-1, a single genomic region encodes these proteins:
- a CDS encoding NADP-dependent isocitrate dehydrogenase, which produces MATQKSKIIYTLTDEAPMLATYSLLPIIKKFTAPAGVDVVASDISVASRVLAEFPEYLSDDQKVPNTLAELGALTQNPDTNIIKLPNISASVGQLVSCIRELQGRGYKLPDYPEDAKTDEEKALKARYGKCVGSSVNPVLREGNSDRRAPKAVKEFARKHPHSMGEWSQASRTHVSHMHHGDFYHGEKSMTITAARDVKMELVTNSGKTIVLKPKVSLLAGEIIDSMFMSKKALLEFYEKEIDDAFKTGVMFSLHVKATMMKVSHPIVFGHCVRIFYKDAFAKHAALFDELGVNVNNGMVNLYDKIETLPTSKKEEILKDLHACHANRPELAMVDSAKGITNFHSPNDIIVDASMPAMIRIGGKMWGADGRPKDVKAVMPESTFARIYQEMIGFCKWHGNFDPKTMGTVPNVGLMAQQAEEYGSHDKTFEVTEAGVANITDIATGEVLLSQNVEEGDIWRMCQVKDAPIRDWVKLAVTRARNSGMPAVFWLDTYRPHENEVIKKVQTYLKDHDTSGLDIQIMSQTRAMRYTLERVARGLDTISVTGNILRDYLTDLFPILELGTSAKMLSIVPLMAGGGMYETGAGGSAPKHVKQLVEENHLRWDSLGEFLALAVSLEDMGIKTGNDKAKILAKTLDEATGKLLDNNKSPSPRTGELDNRGSHFYLSLYWAQALAAQNDDAELKAHFTPLATALSENETKIVEELLAAQGVATDIGGYYMPDPAKTDAVMRPSATLNTVLGSI; this is translated from the coding sequence ATGGCAACACAAAAATCCAAGATCATCTACACGCTGACCGATGAAGCGCCCATGCTGGCGACGTATTCCCTGCTGCCGATCATCAAGAAGTTCACTGCGCCGGCTGGCGTCGACGTTGTCGCCAGTGATATTTCGGTCGCTTCCCGCGTGCTGGCTGAGTTCCCCGAGTACCTCTCCGACGACCAGAAAGTCCCGAACACCCTGGCCGAGCTGGGCGCCCTGACGCAAAACCCCGACACCAATATCATCAAGCTGCCGAACATCAGCGCGTCGGTAGGCCAGCTGGTCTCGTGCATCCGTGAACTGCAAGGCCGCGGCTACAAGCTGCCGGACTATCCGGAAGACGCAAAAACCGACGAAGAAAAAGCGCTCAAGGCCCGCTACGGCAAGTGCGTCGGCAGCTCGGTCAATCCGGTGCTGCGCGAAGGTAACTCCGACCGCCGCGCACCGAAAGCGGTGAAAGAATTCGCCCGCAAGCACCCGCATTCGATGGGCGAGTGGAGCCAGGCATCGCGTACCCACGTGTCGCACATGCACCATGGCGACTTCTACCATGGCGAAAAATCGATGACGATCACCGCCGCGCGCGACGTCAAGATGGAACTGGTCACCAATTCCGGCAAGACCATCGTGCTGAAACCGAAGGTCTCGCTGCTGGCCGGCGAAATCATCGACAGCATGTTCATGAGCAAGAAAGCGCTGCTGGAGTTCTACGAGAAGGAAATCGACGACGCGTTCAAGACCGGCGTAATGTTCTCGCTGCACGTGAAAGCGACCATGATGAAGGTCTCGCACCCGATCGTGTTCGGCCACTGCGTGCGCATTTTCTACAAGGATGCGTTCGCGAAGCACGCCGCGCTGTTCGACGAGCTGGGCGTGAACGTCAACAACGGCATGGTCAATCTGTACGACAAGATCGAAACCCTGCCGACGTCCAAGAAAGAAGAGATCCTCAAGGACCTGCACGCCTGCCACGCGAACCGTCCGGAACTGGCGATGGTCGACTCGGCCAAGGGCATTACCAACTTCCATTCGCCGAACGACATCATCGTCGACGCGTCGATGCCGGCCATGATCCGTATTGGCGGCAAGATGTGGGGCGCCGATGGCCGTCCGAAAGACGTCAAGGCCGTGATGCCGGAATCGACTTTCGCGCGCATCTACCAGGAAATGATCGGCTTCTGCAAATGGCATGGCAACTTCGATCCGAAGACCATGGGCACCGTGCCGAACGTGGGCCTGATGGCGCAGCAAGCCGAAGAATACGGCTCGCACGACAAGACCTTCGAAGTGACGGAAGCCGGCGTGGCCAACATCACCGACATCGCCACCGGCGAAGTGCTGCTGTCGCAGAACGTGGAAGAGGGCGATATCTGGCGCATGTGCCAGGTCAAGGACGCACCGATCCGCGACTGGGTCAAGCTGGCCGTCACCCGCGCGCGCAACTCGGGCATGCCTGCCGTGTTCTGGCTCGACACCTACCGTCCGCATGAAAACGAAGTCATCAAGAAGGTGCAAACCTACCTGAAAGACCACGATACCAGCGGCCTCGACATCCAGATCATGTCGCAGACGCGCGCCATGCGCTACACGCTGGAACGCGTTGCCCGCGGCCTGGACACCATCTCGGTCACCGGCAACATCCTGCGCGACTACCTGACCGACCTGTTCCCGATCCTGGAACTGGGCACCTCGGCCAAGATGCTGTCGATCGTGCCGCTGATGGCCGGTGGCGGCATGTACGAAACGGGCGCCGGCGGTTCGGCACCGAAGCACGTCAAGCAGCTGGTGGAAGAAAATCACCTGCGCTGGGATTCGCTGGGCGAGTTCCTGGCGCTGGCCGTGTCGCTGGAAGACATGGGCATCAAGACCGGCAACGACAAGGCGAAAATCCTGGCCAAGACGCTGGACGAAGCGACCGGCAAGCTGCTGGACAACAACAAGTCGCCATCGCCACGTACCGGCGAGCTGGACAACCGCGGCAGCCATTTCTACCTGTCGCTGTACTGGGCGCAGGCACTGGCTGCGCAGAACGACGACGCCGAACTGAAAGCCCATTTCACGCCATTGGCCACCGCCCTGAGCGAAAATGAGACGAAGATCGTCGAAGAACTGCTGGCGGCGCAAGGCGTGGCCACCGATATCGGCGGCTACTATATGCCTGATCCGGCAAAAACCGATGCCGTCATGCGTCCGAGCGCCACCTTGAACACGGTGCTGGGCAGCATCTGA
- a CDS encoding helix-turn-helix domain-containing protein: MGRKSSLTDKQWAAIGQRLLKGEAARALAKEFGVSEAAIRKRFGAQTKQIKTLQINWLWQSQHLARYRLVRI, encoded by the coding sequence ATGGGGCGCAAATCGTCGCTGACAGACAAGCAGTGGGCAGCGATAGGGCAACGTCTTCTCAAGGGGGAGGCGGCACGAGCGCTTGCCAAGGAGTTCGGCGTATCCGAAGCTGCGATCAGGAAACGCTTTGGTGCGCAGACGAAACAAATAAAGACATTGCAAATCAATTGGTTGTGGCAGAGTCAGCATCTAGCGCGCTACCGATTGGTGCGCATATAA
- a CDS encoding LysR family transcriptional regulator, whose translation MDKLLWMQCLVRAVETGSFSAVARELGIGQPNVSRHIASLEKALDTRLLHRSTRQLVATPEGQRYYTQARQALDLIAQADADARGQHKPHGLLRVSCAPTLATEKIIGALPDFLARYPDVEVELRLGDDYIDLVAEGVDIAIRGGVLKDSALRARRVGTSERICVASAKYVEKHGVPQQPADLLRHQCLIYTLMTGAGGWPFKNGEVQVQGRLRLNSLEGIRKAVMQDIGIAYLPSWTIAEQLRSGELRALLSEHAAGRTPLNAVYAAERLLPRRAAVFIDFISAVFAATPGLDGNTIV comes from the coding sequence ATGGATAAATTGCTGTGGATGCAGTGCCTGGTGCGCGCTGTCGAGACGGGCAGCTTTTCGGCGGTGGCGCGCGAATTGGGCATAGGCCAGCCCAATGTCAGCCGGCATATCGCGTCGCTGGAAAAAGCGCTCGATACGCGCTTGCTGCATCGCTCGACGCGCCAGCTGGTCGCCACGCCGGAAGGGCAACGCTATTATACGCAGGCACGCCAGGCGCTCGATCTGATCGCGCAGGCCGACGCCGATGCGCGCGGCCAGCACAAGCCCCATGGCTTGCTGAGGGTGTCGTGTGCGCCGACCTTGGCCACGGAGAAAATTATCGGGGCGCTGCCGGATTTCCTCGCGCGCTATCCCGATGTCGAGGTCGAGCTTCGGCTCGGCGATGATTACATCGATCTGGTGGCGGAAGGCGTCGATATCGCCATTCGCGGCGGTGTCCTCAAGGACAGTGCGCTGCGGGCGCGCCGTGTCGGCACCTCCGAGCGGATTTGCGTGGCGAGCGCGAAGTATGTGGAAAAACATGGCGTGCCGCAGCAACCGGCAGATCTGCTGCGGCACCAGTGCCTGATCTATACCCTGATGACGGGCGCGGGCGGCTGGCCTTTCAAGAATGGCGAGGTGCAGGTGCAAGGCCGCTTGCGCCTGAACAGCCTGGAAGGCATACGCAAAGCCGTGATGCAGGACATCGGCATCGCCTATTTGCCGTCGTGGACGATTGCGGAGCAGCTGCGTAGCGGCGAGCTGCGCGCGTTGCTGAGCGAGCATGCGGCTGGGCGCACGCCGCTCAATGCGGTGTACGCCGCCGAGCGCTTGTTGCCACGGCGTGCCGCCGTGTTCATCGATTTTATCAGCGCCGTGTTTGCGGCCACGCCCGGGCTCGACGGCAACACGATAGTTTGA
- a CDS encoding amidase, with product MNGPDAVALLAALRQGTLSVEQLARAQLARLDQVQPQVNGATHVFRDEALAQARLLDSAGDRSLPLFGLPCSVKETFAIAGEPLTAGSMRMTPQVSTQDAQIVRRLKEAGAIVVARSNVPEFAMTAESVNPRYGRTRNPLDVDRVAGGSSGGEGALVGAGASVFGVGSDILGSIRIPAAFCGVVGFKPHSGAVDQRGTWPVVTGNTRSWLGLGPLTRSVRDARLVYDVIAAQPVSAVPPAAGRLVTPGGFPLAMREPCMAGALAAARTALLEEGYRPEAQDFSDVPYLYNQIPKLILDDFYDGWLRLLSTPEAGRFSPWAELLRQLMKKPTIDEGLLRWMLIAPLMKPRSAANVNTIAARFAEARSRCQALLGTDGVMVLPTLGLLAPAHGQMNRLSLKPGVNGWFTAHTLGNYLDLPAMAIPAWKFADPATGLPPSISVLCAPGAEAQLFAAATRIEAALN from the coding sequence TTGAACGGTCCGGACGCCGTGGCCTTGCTGGCGGCGCTGCGCCAGGGCACATTGAGCGTGGAGCAACTGGCGCGGGCGCAGCTGGCGCGGCTGGACCAGGTGCAGCCGCAGGTCAATGGCGCGACGCATGTTTTCCGTGACGAAGCGCTGGCGCAGGCGCGCCTGCTGGATAGCGCCGGCGACAGGTCGCTGCCGCTGTTCGGCTTGCCGTGCAGCGTCAAGGAAACCTTTGCCATCGCCGGCGAGCCGCTGACGGCCGGTTCCATGCGCATGACGCCGCAAGTATCCACGCAAGACGCGCAGATCGTGCGCCGTTTGAAAGAAGCGGGCGCCATCGTGGTAGCGCGCAGCAATGTGCCGGAGTTTGCCATGACGGCCGAGAGCGTCAATCCGCGCTACGGGCGCACCCGCAATCCACTCGACGTGGATCGGGTGGCCGGTGGTTCGAGCGGTGGCGAAGGGGCGCTGGTCGGTGCGGGTGCTTCCGTGTTCGGCGTCGGCTCCGACATCCTCGGCTCGATCCGCATCCCGGCCGCCTTCTGTGGCGTGGTCGGCTTCAAGCCCCATTCCGGCGCCGTCGACCAGCGCGGCACCTGGCCGGTGGTGACCGGCAATACCCGGTCCTGGCTGGGCCTGGGACCGTTGACGCGCAGCGTGCGCGATGCGCGGCTGGTCTACGACGTGATCGCCGCGCAGCCGGTGTCTGCCGTTCCGCCCGCTGCCGGCAGGCTGGTCACGCCGGGCGGCTTTCCGCTGGCGATGCGCGAACCCTGCATGGCCGGGGCGCTGGCCGCCGCCAGGACGGCCTTGCTGGAAGAGGGCTACCGGCCGGAGGCGCAGGATTTTTCCGACGTTCCCTATTTATACAACCAGATTCCCAAGCTGATCCTCGATGATTTTTACGACGGCTGGCTGCGCTTGCTGTCGACACCCGAGGCAGGGCGCTTTTCGCCGTGGGCCGAGCTGCTGCGCCAATTGATGAAAAAGCCGACCATCGACGAAGGCTTGCTGCGCTGGATGCTGATTGCGCCGCTGATGAAGCCGCGTAGCGCGGCCAACGTCAACACGATCGCGGCGCGGTTTGCCGAGGCCCGGTCGCGCTGCCAGGCATTGCTGGGTACCGATGGCGTGATGGTCTTGCCGACCCTGGGCCTGCTGGCGCCTGCGCATGGGCAGATGAACCGGCTATCGTTGAAACCCGGTGTCAATGGCTGGTTTACCGCCCATACCCTGGGCAATTACCTGGATTTGCCGGCGATGGCGATTCCGGCCTGGAAATTTGCGGACCCTGCCACCGGCTTGCCGCCGAGCATCTCCGTGCTGTGCGCACCGGGTGCCGAAGCGCAGCTGTTTGCGGCCGCCACGCGCATCGAGGCCGCCTTGAACTGA
- a CDS encoding SDR family oxidoreductase produces MKLAEKVAVITGGSTGIGLAIAKRFVSEGAHVYITGRRQAELDAAVQAIGGTAESARVDSKDIAQLQALFDRIREKHGKLDVLVANAGGGSLLPLGQITEEHFDDTFARNVKGTLFTVQTALPLLGKGASVILTGSTAASGGTEAFSVYAASKAAVRAFARNWILDLKGRDIRVNTLSPGPIKTPGLVELVGHDAGQQQVFLDHLASLIPMGRVGDPDEIAKAAVFLASDDASFVNGIELFVDGGLRQI; encoded by the coding sequence ATGAAACTTGCAGAAAAAGTAGCCGTCATCACCGGCGGCAGCACCGGCATCGGCCTGGCCATTGCAAAACGTTTTGTGAGCGAAGGCGCACACGTCTACATCACCGGCCGCCGCCAGGCCGAGCTCGATGCGGCTGTGCAAGCCATCGGCGGCACGGCCGAAAGCGCCCGCGTCGACTCAAAGGACATCGCCCAACTGCAGGCACTGTTCGACCGCATCAGGGAAAAACACGGCAAGCTCGACGTCCTGGTCGCCAACGCCGGCGGCGGCTCCCTGCTGCCGCTGGGCCAGATTACCGAAGAGCACTTCGACGACACCTTTGCGCGCAACGTCAAAGGCACGCTGTTCACCGTGCAGACTGCCCTGCCACTGCTGGGCAAGGGCGCGTCGGTGATACTGACCGGCTCCACCGCAGCAAGCGGCGGCACCGAAGCATTCAGCGTCTATGCGGCATCCAAAGCGGCCGTGCGCGCATTTGCCCGCAACTGGATCCTCGACCTGAAAGGCCGCGATATCCGCGTCAACACCCTCAGCCCCGGCCCGATCAAGACTCCAGGCCTGGTGGAACTGGTCGGCCACGACGCCGGCCAGCAGCAAGTCTTCCTCGACCACCTGGCATCCCTGATCCCGATGGGCCGTGTCGGCGACCCGGACGAGATCGCGAAAGCGGCGGTGTTCCTGGCGTCGGACGATGCGAGTTTTGTGAATGGGATTGAGTTGTTTGTGGATGGGGGGTTGAGGCAGATTTGA
- a CDS encoding glutathione S-transferase, with product MAIRVHHLNQSRSQRIVWLLEELGLDYELVRYRRDAVTHFAPPELKAIHPLGKSPLLEVDGVLIEESGAIVQYLCEQHGQFLPAAGSPQALRHLQLMHFAEGSAMIPLLLRIYVSRLGDGGAPLHGRIDGEVVSHFDYLESIVQPSGYFIGDSLTGADIMLSFPVGIATKQPEATRWPRLQAFVRAIEARPAWQKAMAITEG from the coding sequence ATGGCCATCCGCGTACATCATCTGAATCAAAGCCGCTCGCAGCGCATTGTCTGGCTGCTCGAGGAACTGGGGCTGGACTATGAACTCGTGCGCTACCGGCGCGACGCCGTCACCCATTTCGCGCCGCCGGAACTGAAAGCCATCCACCCGCTGGGCAAGTCGCCGCTGCTGGAAGTGGACGGCGTGCTGATCGAAGAGTCGGGCGCCATCGTGCAATATCTGTGCGAACAGCATGGGCAGTTCCTGCCTGCGGCCGGATCGCCGCAGGCGCTGCGCCATCTGCAACTGATGCACTTTGCCGAGGGCTCGGCCATGATTCCGCTGCTGCTGCGTATTTATGTGTCACGCCTCGGCGATGGTGGCGCGCCGCTGCACGGGCGCATCGATGGCGAGGTGGTCAGCCATTTTGATTATCTGGAAAGCATCGTGCAGCCGTCCGGCTACTTTATCGGCGACAGCTTGACCGGCGCCGACATCATGCTCAGTTTCCCGGTCGGCATTGCCACCAAGCAGCCGGAAGCAACACGCTGGCCCAGGTTGCAGGCGTTTGTGCGCGCCATCGAGGCGCGCCCGGCCTGGCAGAAGGCCATGGCCATCACCGAAGGCTGA
- a CDS encoding LysR family transcriptional regulator translates to MIDVRNIDLNLLVVFHEVYRERQISNAARRLRLSQSAVSNALGRLRRTFDDELFVRTAQGMQPTPYAQLLAEPVAGALATLAEAFKPPQAFDAASSARHFRLAMSDVGEVYFMPVLVKTLRQLAPQVQVSTVRAGAIDIKTEMEAGRVDLAIGAFGDVSGALYQRRLFEQAYVTMFRKGHALGRGKPTLKRFLALEHLVVASSDSPYDKVNALLDKAGVRAATSFQVPHFTAVPYIVSSTDLVVTVPEKLAQRAAAPFNLAYLRPPLHLPSLQTNIFWHRRYTQDAGNQWLRNLLADTFAE, encoded by the coding sequence ATGATCGATGTGCGCAATATCGACCTGAACCTGCTGGTGGTGTTCCACGAGGTGTACCGCGAACGCCAGATATCCAACGCGGCCAGGCGGCTGCGCCTGAGCCAGTCGGCCGTTAGCAATGCGCTGGGGCGGCTGCGGCGCACCTTCGACGACGAATTGTTCGTGCGCACGGCGCAGGGCATGCAGCCCACGCCCTATGCGCAGCTGCTGGCCGAGCCGGTGGCCGGCGCGCTGGCTACGCTGGCCGAGGCCTTCAAGCCGCCGCAGGCATTTGACGCCGCCAGCAGCGCGCGCCATTTTCGCCTGGCCATGAGCGACGTCGGCGAAGTGTATTTCATGCCGGTGCTGGTCAAAACGTTGCGCCAACTGGCGCCGCAGGTGCAGGTCAGCACCGTGCGCGCGGGCGCCATCGATATCAAGACGGAAATGGAAGCGGGCCGGGTTGACCTGGCGATCGGTGCGTTTGGCGACGTCTCGGGCGCGCTGTACCAGCGGCGCCTGTTCGAGCAGGCCTATGTGACGATGTTTCGCAAGGGCCATGCGCTGGGGCGCGGCAAGCCGACCCTGAAACGCTTCCTGGCGCTGGAACACCTGGTGGTGGCCTCGTCGGACAGCCCCTACGATAAAGTCAACGCGCTGCTGGACAAGGCCGGCGTGCGCGCCGCCACCAGTTTCCAGGTGCCGCATTTCACGGCCGTGCCGTATATCGTCAGCAGCACGGACCTGGTGGTGACGGTGCCCGAAAAGCTGGCGCAGCGCGCGGCCGCGCCGTTCAACCTGGCTTACCTGCGCCCGCCGCTGCACTTGCCTTCGCTGCAAACGAATATCTTCTGGCACCGGCGCTATACCCAGGATGCGGGCAACCAGTGGCTGCGCAATCTGCTGGCCGACACGTTCGCCGAATAG
- the hmgA gene encoding homogentisate 1,2-dioxygenase has product MNAPYQSGFANEFATEALPGALPAHRNSPQRAAYGLYAEQVSGTAFTAPRSHNRRSWLYRIRPAAMHRPFQRLDNGRIAADFDYVEAPPNQLRWDPLPMPVEPTDFIDGWVTMAGNGSAAAQSGCAIHLYAANRDMQGRYFYSADGELLIVPQQGRLQLRTELGVIELEPQEIAVIPRGIRFQALLPDGEAHGYICENFGALLRLPDLGPIGSNGLANPRDFLTPCAAYEDVEGDFELVAKFCGNLWTAKIGHSPLDVVAWHGNYAPYKYDLRHFNTIGSISHDHPDPSIFLVLQAPSDTPGVDTLDFVIFPPRWLVAEDTFRPPWFHRNVASEFMGLIHGQYDAKSAGFRPGGASLHNCMSGHGPDSGTFDKASSIDTSVPQKVDNTMAFMFETRSVLCPTAHALASPQLQADYFECWMGIGKHFDPAQP; this is encoded by the coding sequence ATGAATGCGCCCTACCAATCCGGCTTTGCCAATGAATTCGCCACCGAGGCCCTGCCCGGCGCCCTGCCCGCCCACCGCAACTCGCCGCAGCGTGCCGCCTACGGCCTGTATGCCGAGCAGGTGTCCGGCACGGCGTTCACCGCGCCGCGCAGCCATAACCGCCGCTCGTGGCTGTACCGCATCCGCCCGGCCGCCATGCACCGGCCGTTCCAGCGCCTGGACAACGGCCGCATCGCCGCCGATTTCGACTACGTCGAGGCGCCGCCGAACCAGCTGCGCTGGGATCCGCTGCCGATGCCTGTGGAACCCACCGACTTTATCGACGGCTGGGTGACGATGGCCGGCAACGGCTCGGCGGCGGCGCAATCGGGCTGCGCCATCCACCTGTACGCGGCCAACCGCGACATGCAGGGCCGCTACTTCTATTCGGCCGATGGCGAGCTGCTGATCGTGCCGCAGCAGGGCCGCTTGCAGCTGCGCACCGAACTGGGCGTGATCGAACTCGAACCGCAGGAAATCGCCGTGATCCCGCGCGGCATCCGCTTCCAGGCCCTGCTGCCGGACGGTGAGGCGCACGGCTATATCTGCGAAAACTTCGGCGCCCTGCTGCGCCTGCCCGACCTGGGCCCGATCGGCTCGAACGGCCTGGCCAATCCGCGCGACTTCCTGACGCCGTGCGCGGCCTACGAAGACGTCGAAGGCGACTTCGAACTGGTGGCCAAGTTCTGCGGCAATCTGTGGACGGCCAAAATCGGCCACTCGCCGCTGGACGTGGTCGCCTGGCACGGCAATTACGCGCCCTACAAATACGATTTGCGCCACTTCAACACCATCGGTTCGATCAGCCACGACCACCCCGACCCGTCGATCTTCCTGGTGCTGCAGGCGCCCAGCGACACGCCCGGCGTCGATACGCTGGACTTCGTCATCTTCCCGCCACGCTGGCTGGTGGCCGAAGACACTTTCCGCCCACCCTGGTTCCACCGCAACGTGGCCAGTGAATTCATGGGCCTGATCCACGGCCAGTACGACGCGAAGTCCGCCGGTTTCCGCCCGGGCGGCGCCAGCCTGCACAACTGCATGAGCGGCCACGGCCCCGACTCGGGCACCTTCGACAAGGCCAGCAGCATCGACACCAGTGTGCCGCAAAAGGTCGACAACACCATGGCCTTCATGTTCGAAACGCGCAGCGTGCTGTGCCCGACCGCCCACGCGCTGGCCTCGCCGCAATTGCAAGCCGATTATTTCGAGTGCTGGATGGGCATCGGCAAGCATTTCGATCCGGCCCAGCCTTGA
- a CDS encoding DUF1176 domain-containing protein, with product MKTGLAIMLLTGASAMPGLGLAADKPGIGFSHKDWELACDNTGTCRAAGYQVEGAEPAVSLLLMRDAGAKQAVSAKIQLGSYAESDVALAANVSHLVIKSGGRKLGTIDLVPGAQSSPLNGATLAVILPALLQSSSVIFSSGKQDWTLSTAGASAVLLKMDEAQGRIGTAGALVRKGGNAETGVLQPSIAPVVIAAAVPQHNDKDLLLPGVQRAALLQELRKTASREDCEGLYPSEDGEKANELSVHRLSRTKLVVSTVCETYAYNQSGMFWVVNATPPFDPVSAGGDASGYDEGEISASHKGRGLGDCWSSSIHTWDGKQFVWTKESTTGMCRLVAPGGAWELPTYVTTVRRSGSRNQAR from the coding sequence ATGAAGACAGGCTTGGCCATCATGTTGTTGACCGGCGCATCCGCCATGCCCGGCCTCGGCCTTGCCGCCGACAAGCCGGGCATCGGTTTCTCGCACAAGGACTGGGAACTGGCCTGCGACAATACCGGCACCTGCCGCGCCGCCGGCTACCAGGTCGAAGGGGCCGAGCCGGCCGTGTCCCTGCTGCTGATGCGCGACGCGGGCGCGAAACAGGCGGTCAGTGCAAAAATCCAGCTGGGCTCCTACGCCGAGAGTGATGTGGCGCTGGCCGCCAATGTCAGTCATCTGGTGATCAAGTCAGGTGGACGCAAACTCGGGACAATCGACCTGGTCCCTGGCGCGCAGTCCAGCCCCCTGAACGGCGCAACGCTGGCCGTCATCCTGCCGGCGCTGCTGCAGTCGTCGAGCGTGATATTTTCAAGTGGCAAGCAGGACTGGACCTTGTCCACCGCCGGCGCCAGCGCCGTGCTGTTGAAAATGGACGAAGCCCAGGGCCGCATCGGTACCGCCGGCGCCTTGGTGCGCAAAGGCGGCAACGCAGAAACCGGCGTACTGCAACCCAGTATCGCGCCGGTCGTTATCGCCGCTGCCGTGCCGCAGCACAACGACAAGGATCTGTTATTACCGGGCGTCCAGCGTGCCGCCTTGTTGCAAGAACTGCGGAAAACGGCCTCCCGGGAAGACTGTGAAGGGCTGTACCCGTCCGAAGACGGAGAGAAAGCGAACGAGCTTAGCGTGCACCGTTTGTCACGCACCAAGCTGGTCGTGTCGACGGTCTGCGAGACCTATGCCTACAATCAATCCGGCATGTTCTGGGTGGTCAATGCCACGCCACCGTTTGATCCGGTCAGCGCCGGCGGCGACGCCAGCGGCTATGACGAGGGCGAGATTTCCGCGTCGCATAAAGGTCGCGGCCTGGGCGACTGCTGGAGTTCGAGCATCCATACCTGGGATGGCAAGCAATTCGTCTGGACCAAAGAATCGACCACGGGCATGTGCCGGCTGGTGGCGCCAGGTGGCGCGTGGGAGTTGCCGACGTATGTGACGACCGTGCGCAGGAGCGGGAGCAGGAACCAGGCGCGCTGA